A genome region from Cognatishimia activa includes the following:
- the glnA gene encoding type I glutamate--ammonia ligase — translation MSADAVLKLIKDEEAEYVDIRFTDPRGKLQHVTVMSTEVDEDFLEEGFMFDGSSIAGWKSIESSDMKLMPDTNSAYVDPFYAEKTICVHCSIVEPDTGEAYERDPRSTAEKAEAYLKSSGIGDVSYWGPEAEFFLFDDVRFSNTINKVSYEVDAQDGSWNSDTEYEMGNTGHRPGVKGGYFPVNPIDDGQDIRSEMLSTMKRLGMKVDKHHHEVASCQHELGLIFGSLTHQADELQKYKYVIHNVAQSYGKSATFMPKPIAGDNGTGMHCNMSIWKDGKPLFAGDQYADLSQEALYFIGGILKHAKALNAFTNPSTNSYKRLIPGFEAPVLRTYSARNRSGCVRIPWTESPKAKRVEARFPDPSANPYLCFAALLMAGIDGIKNKIDPGPSYDKNLYDLPAEELAGIPTVCGSLREAMEELQADMDFLLAGDVFTKDQIEGYIELKMEEIETYEHTPHPVEFGMYYSC, via the coding sequence ATGAGCGCAGATGCAGTTCTCAAGCTGATCAAAGACGAGGAAGCGGAATACGTAGATATCCGTTTCACAGACCCTCGTGGTAAACTTCAGCACGTCACCGTGATGTCCACAGAAGTCGACGAAGACTTCCTGGAAGAAGGCTTCATGTTCGACGGTTCCTCCATCGCTGGTTGGAAATCCATCGAATCCTCTGACATGAAACTGATGCCAGACACCAACTCTGCTTACGTAGATCCTTTCTACGCAGAGAAAACCATCTGTGTGCACTGCTCTATCGTTGAGCCAGACACCGGTGAAGCCTATGAGCGTGACCCACGTTCCACTGCTGAAAAAGCAGAAGCGTACCTCAAGTCTTCCGGCATCGGTGATGTCTCCTACTGGGGTCCAGAAGCAGAATTCTTCCTGTTTGACGACGTTCGCTTCTCTAACACCATCAACAAAGTGTCCTACGAAGTTGATGCTCAGGACGGTTCCTGGAACTCTGACACCGAATACGAAATGGGCAACACCGGTCACCGTCCAGGTGTCAAAGGTGGTTACTTCCCAGTAAACCCAATCGATGATGGTCAGGACATCCGCTCCGAGATGCTCTCCACCATGAAGCGTCTGGGCATGAAAGTGGACAAGCACCACCACGAGGTTGCGTCCTGTCAGCACGAGCTGGGCCTGATCTTTGGTTCGCTCACTCACCAAGCGGACGAGCTGCAGAAGTATAAGTACGTGATCCACAACGTGGCACAGTCTTATGGCAAATCTGCAACCTTCATGCCAAAGCCAATCGCAGGCGACAACGGCACCGGCATGCACTGCAACATGTCCATCTGGAAAGACGGCAAGCCTCTGTTTGCTGGTGACCAGTACGCGGATCTGTCCCAAGAAGCTCTGTACTTCATCGGTGGTATCCTGAAGCACGCGAAAGCGTTGAACGCCTTCACCAACCCATCCACCAACTCTTACAAGCGTCTGATCCCAGGCTTCGAAGCCCCAGTTCTGCGCACATACTCTGCACGTAACCGTTCTGGCTGTGTTCGTATCCCTTGGACCGAATCTCCAAAAGCCAAGCGCGTTGAGGCACGTTTCCCGGATCCATCCGCGAACCCATACCTCTGCTTCGCAGCGCTTCTGATGGCCGGCATCGACGGCATCAAGAACAAGATCGACCCAGGCCCGTCTTACGACAAAAACCTGTACGATCTGCCTGCAGAAGAACTGGCTGGTATCCCAACTGTCTGTGGCTCCCTGCGCGAAGCAATGGAAGAGCTGCAAGCGGACATGGACTTCCTGCTGGCTGGCGACGTGTTCACCAAAGACCAGATCGAAGGTTACATCGAGCTCAAAATGGAAGAGATCGAAACCTACGAACATACCCCACACCCAGTGGAATTCGGTATGTACTACAGCTGCTAA
- a CDS encoding bifunctional alpha/beta hydrolase/OsmC family protein translates to MPSERVSFIGHSGEKLAARLDLPEGPHLATALFAHCFTCSKDIPAARRIAGRLAAMGVAVLRFDFTGLGHSEGEFANTHFTSNVQDLNAAADYLTERGMAPSLLIGHSLGGAAVLRAAGELESVKAVVTLGAPFDPAHVTHNFGGALEEISEKGEAQVSLGGRPFKIRESFVQDVEAQNLKPLIANMKKALLVMHAPLDDIVGIENASEIFLAAKHPKSFVTLDNADHLISRGEDAEYAAEVISAWAARYLDLAPPAPPIGAPEGVVRVSEADADGFLQDVNSGPFHHTLADEPLAYGGTNKGMTPYGFLASGLGACTSMTIRMYARRKGWKLDHVWVDVSHNKVHAQDASTGSGDKIDSFKRVIHLEGTLTSDERARLLEIADKCPVHRTLEKSSQVVTELAPG, encoded by the coding sequence ATGCCAAGCGAACGCGTCTCATTTATCGGCCACAGCGGCGAAAAGCTGGCCGCCCGTCTGGATCTGCCCGAAGGACCCCATCTGGCGACCGCCCTTTTTGCGCATTGCTTTACCTGTTCCAAAGACATCCCGGCCGCGCGTCGGATAGCCGGGCGATTGGCCGCCATGGGCGTGGCGGTTCTGCGGTTTGATTTCACCGGGCTCGGGCATTCGGAGGGCGAATTCGCAAACACACATTTCACCAGCAATGTGCAGGATCTGAACGCAGCCGCAGACTACCTGACAGAGCGCGGCATGGCCCCGAGCCTTCTGATCGGCCATTCTCTTGGAGGCGCGGCGGTTCTGCGGGCGGCGGGCGAACTTGAGAGCGTGAAGGCTGTGGTCACACTCGGTGCGCCCTTTGATCCGGCCCATGTGACGCATAATTTCGGCGGTGCCTTAGAAGAGATCAGCGAGAAAGGCGAAGCGCAGGTCAGCCTTGGCGGACGCCCCTTCAAAATCCGCGAGAGCTTTGTTCAGGATGTTGAGGCGCAAAACCTCAAGCCTCTGATTGCAAACATGAAAAAAGCACTGCTCGTGATGCATGCGCCGCTAGATGACATCGTAGGGATTGAAAACGCGTCAGAGATCTTCCTTGCGGCCAAACACCCCAAAAGCTTTGTTACATTGGATAACGCCGACCACCTCATCAGCCGAGGCGAAGACGCTGAATATGCCGCCGAAGTGATCTCGGCATGGGCCGCGCGCTATCTGGACCTTGCGCCACCTGCCCCACCTATCGGAGCTCCTGAAGGCGTTGTGCGCGTCTCGGAAGCGGATGCCGATGGTTTCTTGCAGGACGTGAACTCTGGGCCCTTCCATCACACGCTCGCGGATGAACCGCTGGCCTATGGCGGCACCAATAAGGGCATGACTCCCTATGGATTTCTGGCCTCTGGCCTGGGCGCTTGTACGTCTATGACGATCCGCATGTACGCGCGCCGCAAAGGGTGGAAACTGGACCACGTTTGGGTGGATGTCAGCCACAACAAAGTGCACGCTCAGGATGCCTCGACCGGATCCGGCGACAAGATCGACAGCTTCAAGCGGGTGATTCACCTCGAGGGTACGCTCACCAGCGATGAACGCGCGCGGCTTTTGGAAATAGCTGACAAATGCCCGGTACACCGGACGCTTGAGAAATCCAGCCAAGTGGTCACTGAACTCGCGCCCGGCTAA
- a CDS encoding sialate O-acetylesterase has protein sequence MPAGLLPIRQATLQDMSHVTSTTGDVTLGDGEILMGANSRVTIAGNFSGNLWVHSVTADVSGTTRARFLSPTYMPEGTRQAEGMQTWKFPAASNQGSLDFLTGSNSSCRLLGLQVVDMGDVLTKPAKVVLALGQSLMECSSVSLGVNRSFDYWPGARCLYLPGASYAGRGTTRAEPHAMHVPLQYQSIGQGVSPAAAFAQELLPFVPESHNLVIVAGAWSQTSLVGADGDWNPVATTADRAAYQNAVDLVTEGLANLPAGSEVIGALWAQGQGDYSATFDVDYPPAFAAMRNQMQVDLGTGTIQWLILGPPPDGVAIYQDLFRETQQNMDQDSGHALAQAGVHTISHPTGYIEDGTHVTAWGSRVMGRLAARRFIAEGYL, from the coding sequence ATGCCGGCCGGGCTCCTGCCGATTAGGCAGGCGACCCTGCAGGACATGAGCCATGTGACTTCGACCACGGGCGATGTGACCCTGGGCGATGGAGAGATCCTGATGGGCGCGAATTCTCGGGTCACCATTGCGGGGAATTTCTCGGGCAATCTCTGGGTGCATTCGGTGACGGCGGATGTCTCGGGCACGACGCGAGCTCGGTTTCTGAGCCCGACCTATATGCCAGAGGGCACACGTCAGGCTGAGGGCATGCAAACGTGGAAATTTCCAGCTGCGAGCAATCAGGGTTCTTTGGATTTTCTGACGGGGAGCAATTCCTCTTGCCGGCTGCTTGGGTTGCAAGTGGTTGATATGGGGGATGTTTTGACGAAACCTGCCAAGGTGGTGCTGGCCTTGGGACAATCCTTGATGGAGTGCTCGTCGGTGTCTCTAGGCGTCAATCGCAGCTTTGACTATTGGCCCGGGGCGCGATGTCTGTATCTGCCCGGGGCGAGTTATGCCGGTCGTGGCACCACTCGGGCCGAGCCGCATGCGATGCATGTCCCGCTGCAGTATCAGTCGATCGGTCAGGGCGTGTCTCCGGCGGCGGCATTTGCACAGGAGCTGCTGCCCTTTGTGCCAGAGAGCCATAACCTCGTGATTGTCGCAGGCGCGTGGTCGCAGACGTCTTTGGTGGGCGCTGATGGCGATTGGAACCCGGTGGCGACCACGGCGGATCGGGCGGCCTATCAAAATGCGGTGGATTTGGTGACGGAGGGGCTGGCCAATTTGCCTGCAGGATCCGAGGTCATCGGTGCCCTCTGGGCGCAGGGGCAGGGGGACTATAGCGCGACCTTTGATGTCGACTATCCGCCAGCTTTTGCGGCGATGCGCAATCAGATGCAGGTGGATTTGGGGACGGGTACGATCCAGTGGCTGATCCTTGGCCCGCCACCGGACGGAGTGGCAATCTATCAGGATCTGTTCCGTGAAACCCAGCAAAATATGGATCAAGACAGTGGGCATGCCCTGGCGCAAGCCGGCGTCCACACGATCTCGCATCCCACCGGATATATCGAAGACGGCACCCATGTGACCGCCTGGGGCAGCCGCGTGATGGGGCGGCTTGCGGCACGGCGATTCATCGCGGAAGGGTATCTTTGA
- a CDS encoding spike base protein, RCAP_Rcc01079 family: MDIYDETLGMTRSLAGTFGNMVDVVPNDGADLPQPAVKLYVETGGALVVMGVNGTASVTVQVPDFSELNLNVRRVYATGTTASGIKTFVV; encoded by the coding sequence ATGGATATTTACGATGAAACTCTGGGAATGACTCGCAGTTTGGCGGGCACCTTTGGCAATATGGTCGACGTGGTGCCCAATGACGGGGCCGATCTGCCGCAACCTGCGGTGAAGCTTTATGTGGAAACCGGCGGGGCGCTGGTGGTGATGGGGGTGAACGGGACCGCGAGCGTGACCGTGCAAGTGCCTGATTTTTCAGAGCTTAACCTGAATGTGCGTCGGGTCTATGCAACCGGCACCACGGCCTCTGGCATCAAGACGTTTGTGGTCTGA
- a CDS encoding heme-dependent oxidative N-demethylase family protein produces the protein MSVILQDEIPYDVTVEKPLPGVAPLGESSWLHLDEAYVAQLARKAELLAERRAEVVALDAGAVPAAQELLRMVVRELIEKHGFSGSSDSVARPDGRAVALNYKDPLGTLAQLVQEDFCILQKQGNEHVLTGALLCFPASWTLAEKFMKPLVRIHKPVRSYDANIAKRVQRLFDGVRVGRPVWRFNALHYADAELFHPRTEDAPREDDYEERRYLRSERQVIMRLPETQAVVFAIHTYIVEA, from the coding sequence ATGTCTGTCATTTTGCAAGATGAGATTCCCTATGATGTGACGGTGGAAAAACCGCTTCCGGGCGTTGCGCCTCTGGGGGAGTCGAGCTGGTTGCATCTGGATGAGGCTTACGTTGCGCAATTGGCGCGAAAGGCCGAGTTGCTCGCGGAGCGGCGTGCTGAAGTGGTGGCTTTGGACGCGGGGGCTGTGCCTGCAGCGCAAGAGCTGTTGCGGATGGTTGTGCGTGAACTGATTGAAAAGCATGGGTTTTCTGGCTCAAGTGACTCGGTGGCGCGCCCTGACGGGCGCGCGGTTGCGCTTAATTATAAGGATCCGCTTGGAACGTTGGCTCAGTTGGTGCAGGAGGATTTCTGCATTCTGCAAAAGCAGGGCAACGAGCATGTGCTGACGGGTGCGTTGTTGTGTTTTCCGGCAAGTTGGACTTTGGCGGAGAAATTCATGAAGCCTTTGGTGCGTATTCACAAGCCAGTTCGAAGCTATGACGCCAACATCGCGAAACGCGTGCAGCGGTTGTTTGATGGGGTGCGCGTGGGGAGGCCTGTGTGGCGGTTCAATGCGTTGCACTATGCGGATGCAGAGCTGTTTCATCCGAGGACAGAGGATGCGCCGCGCGAGGATGACTATGAAGAGCGGCGGTATCTACGGAGTGAACGGCAGGTGATTATGCGGTTGCCTGAGACACAGGCGGTCGTGTTTGCAATTCACACCTATATCGTCGAGGCGTAG
- a CDS encoding MBL fold metallo-hydrolase, translated as MTLNRRTFLASGVASAALASPLAAAAPKLGVNFGGFHRVTLGDFEITTLAGGTRVVEEPQKIFGLNVSADDFAAASSMANIPADRTRFYFTPVLVNTGSELVLFDAGLNGQATLAQIEAAGYTADQIDKVIITHMHGDHIGGLMGDAGETFAGAEYVSGAAENNFWAGQDNKNYKAKVMPLAEKFSFVSDGASVASGITAMDASGHTPGHMAYMLESNGASMLLGADFANHYVWSLGYPDWEVRFDMDKSGAAARRRQILDMLATDKIPFTGYHMPFPAIGYVSTRGDGFEYEPATYQLTL; from the coding sequence ATGACCCTTAATCGCAGAACATTCCTGGCCAGCGGCGTGGCGAGCGCAGCGCTGGCCTCGCCTTTGGCAGCGGCAGCGCCGAAGCTTGGCGTGAACTTTGGCGGGTTTCATCGCGTCACCTTGGGCGACTTTGAGATCACGACTCTGGCCGGCGGGACCCGCGTTGTCGAAGAGCCGCAAAAGATATTTGGCCTGAACGTCAGCGCCGACGACTTCGCGGCGGCTTCCAGCATGGCGAATATCCCTGCCGATCGCACGCGCTTCTATTTCACGCCGGTGCTTGTGAACACAGGATCAGAGCTGGTTCTGTTTGACGCAGGCCTCAACGGTCAGGCGACTTTGGCGCAGATCGAGGCCGCGGGATATACCGCTGATCAGATCGACAAAGTGATCATCACCCATATGCACGGCGACCACATCGGCGGCCTCATGGGCGATGCGGGCGAGACCTTTGCCGGTGCGGAATATGTCTCTGGTGCGGCCGAGAACAATTTCTGGGCGGGGCAGGACAACAAGAACTACAAGGCCAAGGTCATGCCGTTGGCTGAGAAGTTCTCTTTCGTGTCTGATGGCGCGTCTGTGGCCTCTGGTATCACGGCCATGGATGCAAGCGGGCACACGCCGGGGCATATGGCCTATATGCTGGAAAGCAATGGGGCGTCGATGCTGTTGGGGGCCGATTTCGCGAACCACTATGTCTGGTCGCTGGGGTATCCTGATTGGGAAGTGCGTTTTGATATGGACAAGTCAGGCGCTGCGGCGCGGCGTCGGCAAATCTTGGATATGCTGGCGACGGACAAAATCCCCTTCACCGGCTATCACATGCCGTTCCCGGCCATTGGATATGTCTCCACGCGCGGCGATGGATTTGAGTACGAGCCAGCGACATATCAGCTGACGCTCTAA
- the purB gene encoding adenylosuccinate lyase, whose product MIPRYSRPEMVAIWSPETKFRIWYEIEAHACDAQADLGVIPRENAEAVWKAKDVEFDVARIDEIEAVTKHDVIAFLTHLAEHVGSEEARFVHQGMTSSDVLDTCLNVQLVRAADILIEDMHGLLAALKKRAMEHKNTVRVGRSHGIHAEPTTMGLTFARFYAEMDRNLERLKAAREEIATGAISGAVGTFANIDPAVEEHVCEKLGLKPEPISTQVIPRDRHAMFFAILGVIASSIENVAIEIRHMQRTEVLEGAEFFSMGQKGSSAMPHKKNPVLTENLTGLARLVRMAVVPAMENVALWHERDISHSSVERMIGPDACVTLDFALARLTGVVDKMLIFPENMLDNMNKFPGLVMSQRVLLALTQAGVSREDAYVMVQRNALKVWEFRTDFREELLADEDVVNALGVDGINEKFDMGYHTKHVDTIFKRVFGES is encoded by the coding sequence ATGATCCCACGCTATTCCCGCCCCGAGATGGTGGCCATCTGGTCTCCGGAAACGAAGTTCCGCATTTGGTATGAAATCGAGGCGCATGCCTGTGATGCACAAGCGGATTTGGGCGTGATCCCGCGCGAAAACGCAGAGGCAGTTTGGAAAGCCAAGGATGTCGAATTTGACGTCGCCCGCATTGACGAGATCGAAGCGGTCACCAAACACGACGTCATCGCCTTCCTGACCCATCTGGCGGAACATGTCGGTTCAGAAGAAGCACGTTTTGTGCATCAGGGCATGACATCCTCTGATGTTCTAGACACCTGCCTGAACGTGCAGCTGGTGCGCGCCGCGGACATTCTGATCGAAGACATGCACGGTCTGCTCGCTGCGCTGAAGAAGCGCGCGATGGAGCATAAGAACACCGTTCGTGTCGGTCGTTCTCACGGTATCCACGCGGAGCCAACCACCATGGGCCTGACCTTTGCGCGGTTTTATGCGGAAATGGATCGTAACCTCGAGCGCCTGAAAGCTGCGCGTGAAGAAATCGCGACCGGTGCGATCTCTGGCGCCGTTGGCACATTCGCCAATATCGACCCGGCGGTTGAGGAACATGTCTGCGAGAAACTCGGCCTGAAACCAGAGCCGATCTCCACACAGGTCATCCCGCGTGACCGTCACGCCATGTTCTTTGCGATCCTTGGCGTGATTGCATCGTCCATCGAAAACGTCGCGATCGAGATCCGCCACATGCAGCGCACGGAAGTGCTGGAAGGCGCAGAATTCTTCTCGATGGGCCAGAAAGGCTCCTCCGCGATGCCGCACAAGAAAAACCCTGTCCTGACCGAAAACCTCACAGGCCTCGCGCGTCTGGTGCGTATGGCCGTTGTCCCTGCGATGGAGAACGTGGCCCTGTGGCACGAGCGTGACATCTCGCACAGCTCTGTGGAACGTATGATCGGCCCGGACGCCTGTGTGACGCTTGATTTCGCGCTGGCACGTCTGACCGGCGTAGTCGACAAGATGCTGATCTTCCCTGAGAACATGCTCGACAATATGAACAAGTTCCCAGGCCTCGTGATGTCTCAGCGTGTGCTTCTGGCCCTGACCCAAGCCGGTGTCAGTCGCGAGGACGCCTATGTCATGGTGCAGCGCAATGCTCTGAAAGTCTGGGAGTTCCGCACCGATTTCCGCGAGGAACTTCTGGCGGATGAGGACGTGGTAAACGCGCTGGGCGTTGACGGTATCAACGAGAAATTCGACATGGGCTATCACACCAAACATGTCGACACGATCTTTAAACGCGTCTTTGGCGAGAGCTAA
- the tig gene encoding trigger factor encodes MQVTETLNEGLKRGYTITLTADELDAKVNEKLAEAQPDVEMKGFRKGKVPMALLKKQFGQRVLGEAMQESIDGAMSSHFEESGDRPALQPKIEMQNGEEWKEGDDVVVDMSYEALPEIPEVDLKSIELEKLVVKPEDSDVEEALGKLAETAQNFKSRRKGSKAKDGDQVVMDFVGKIDGEAFDGGAGEDFPLVLGSGQFIPGFEEQLVGVKAEEEKDVTVSFPEEYQAEHLAGKEAVFTCTIKEVKEPVAAELDDELAKQFGAEDLNALKEQITERLVAEYAGAARQVQKRALLDALDKVVSFDLPPSLVEAEANQIAHQLWHEENPEVEGHDHPEIEPTEEHTSLAERRVRLGLLLAELGQKAEVEVSDAEMTQAIMNQARQYPGQERQFFEFVQQNQQMQQQLRAPLFEDKVVDYVFELAQVSDKEVSKADLEKAVEALDEE; translated from the coding sequence ATGCAGGTCACCGAGACCCTGAATGAAGGCCTGAAGCGCGGCTATACCATCACGCTGACCGCAGATGAGCTGGACGCGAAGGTCAACGAAAAACTGGCTGAAGCGCAGCCAGACGTTGAAATGAAGGGCTTCCGCAAAGGCAAAGTGCCTATGGCGCTGCTGAAAAAGCAATTCGGCCAGCGTGTTCTGGGCGAAGCGATGCAAGAGTCCATCGACGGCGCGATGAGCAGCCACTTTGAAGAATCCGGTGATCGTCCTGCGCTGCAGCCAAAGATCGAGATGCAGAATGGCGAAGAGTGGAAAGAAGGCGACGATGTAGTTGTCGACATGTCCTACGAAGCTCTGCCAGAGATCCCAGAAGTTGATCTGAAATCCATCGAGCTGGAAAAGCTGGTTGTGAAGCCAGAGGATTCCGACGTTGAAGAAGCGCTTGGCAAGCTTGCCGAGACTGCGCAGAACTTCAAATCCCGCCGCAAAGGCTCCAAAGCGAAAGATGGCGACCAGGTTGTGATGGATTTCGTTGGTAAAATCGACGGCGAAGCCTTTGACGGCGGCGCGGGCGAAGATTTCCCACTGGTTCTGGGTTCTGGTCAGTTCATCCCTGGCTTTGAAGAGCAGCTGGTTGGCGTGAAAGCCGAAGAAGAGAAGGACGTCACCGTATCCTTCCCAGAAGAATACCAAGCCGAGCATCTGGCGGGCAAAGAAGCTGTGTTCACCTGCACCATCAAAGAAGTCAAAGAGCCTGTGGCGGCTGAACTTGATGACGAGCTGGCCAAACAATTCGGCGCCGAAGATTTGAACGCTCTGAAAGAGCAGATCACTGAACGTCTGGTTGCGGAATACGCAGGTGCTGCACGTCAGGTTCAGAAGCGTGCGCTGCTGGATGCGCTGGACAAGGTTGTGTCCTTCGACCTGCCTCCGTCCTTGGTTGAAGCAGAAGCAAACCAAATCGCGCACCAACTGTGGCACGAGGAAAACCCTGAGGTGGAAGGTCACGACCACCCAGAGATCGAACCAACCGAAGAGCACACCTCTTTGGCAGAACGCCGCGTGCGTCTTGGCCTGCTGCTCGCAGAGCTGGGCCAGAAAGCCGAAGTCGAAGTGTCTGACGCGGAAATGACCCAAGCGATCATGAACCAAGCGCGCCAGTATCCTGGTCAGGAACGTCAGTTCTTTGAATTCGTTCAGCAGAACCAGCAGATGCAACAGCAGCTGCGCGCGCCACTGTTTGAAGACAAAGTCGTCGACTATGTGTTTGAACTGGCTCAGGTTTCTGACAAAGAAGTCAGCAAAGCCGATCTGGAAAAAGCTGTTGAGGCACTGGACGAGGAGTAA
- a CDS encoding P-II family nitrogen regulator, which yields MKKIEAIIKPFKLDEVKEALQDVGVQGLSVIEVKGFGRQKGHTELYRGAEYVVDFLPKVKIEVVLDADMVDQAIEAIVDAAKTDKIGDGKIFVSSVEQAIRIRTGESGADAL from the coding sequence ATGAAAAAAATCGAAGCCATCATCAAGCCATTCAAACTTGATGAAGTGAAAGAAGCTTTGCAGGACGTAGGTGTCCAAGGTCTTTCGGTGATCGAGGTCAAGGGTTTCGGTCGTCAAAAAGGCCATACCGAACTCTACCGCGGCGCAGAATATGTCGTGGACTTCCTGCCAAAGGTCAAAATCGAAGTCGTTCTGGACGCCGACATGGTGGACCAGGCGATCGAAGCGATCGTCGACGCAGCGAAAACCGATAAAATCGGGGACGGCAAAATCTTTGTCAGCTCTGTCGAACAAGCCATCCGCATCCGTACCGGTGAATCCGGCGCGGACGCCCTGTAA
- the dddP gene encoding dimethylsulfonioproprionate lyase DddP translates to MNYSRDRRKIDPSKGVMLGDNTPNDNDRIEIGPTQLAFREWEAAGLTLPDLPRMREFRLKRLTKFIQDRDYAGLLVFDPLNIRYATDSTNMQLWNTHNPFRATLICADGYMVMWDYKNSPFLSEFNPLVREQRSGASMFYFSVGDRITEAATKFTNEVIDLLNEHAPGNKRLAVDKIMIDGLRALESAGLEVFPGEELTEKCRAVKGPDEILAMRCASVACEAAVKEMEDFAREAIPGGGVSEDDVWAILHKANIERGGEWIETRLLASGPRTNPWFQECGPRLISNNEIVSFDTDLVGAYGICIDISRSWWIGDEKPPADMIYAMQHGVEHIQTNMEMLKAGVSINDLSANGHVLDPQFQKQKYSCMMHGVGLCDEWPHVDYPGTGHEDAFDYELEAGMTLCVEALVSPEGGDFSIKLEDQVLITEDGYENLTKYPFDPALMGQT, encoded by the coding sequence ATGAATTATTCCCGCGACCGCCGCAAGATTGACCCATCCAAAGGTGTCATGCTCGGGGACAACACCCCAAACGACAACGACCGCATCGAGATCGGCCCGACCCAACTTGCCTTCCGCGAGTGGGAAGCCGCAGGCCTCACCCTGCCCGATCTGCCCCGCATGCGCGAATTTCGCCTCAAGCGTTTGACCAAATTCATCCAGGACCGCGACTATGCGGGCCTCTTGGTGTTTGATCCGCTGAACATCCGCTACGCGACCGACAGCACCAATATGCAGCTCTGGAACACCCACAACCCCTTCCGCGCCACGTTGATCTGCGCGGACGGTTATATGGTGATGTGGGATTACAAGAACTCGCCCTTCCTCAGTGAATTCAACCCCTTGGTGCGGGAACAACGTTCCGGTGCCTCGATGTTCTACTTCTCGGTTGGGGACCGGATCACCGAGGCGGCAACGAAATTCACAAACGAGGTCATCGACCTTTTGAACGAACACGCGCCGGGCAACAAACGTCTCGCGGTCGACAAAATCATGATCGACGGTCTGCGCGCACTGGAAAGCGCAGGGCTCGAGGTCTTCCCCGGCGAAGAGCTCACGGAGAAATGCCGCGCCGTGAAAGGCCCTGACGAAATCCTCGCCATGCGCTGCGCCTCTGTGGCCTGCGAGGCCGCCGTCAAGGAAATGGAAGACTTCGCCCGCGAAGCCATTCCCGGCGGAGGCGTCTCTGAAGATGATGTCTGGGCGATCCTGCACAAAGCCAATATCGAACGCGGCGGCGAGTGGATCGAAACCCGTCTGCTTGCCTCTGGTCCGCGCACAAACCCGTGGTTCCAGGAATGCGGCCCGCGTCTGATTAGCAACAATGAGATCGTCAGTTTCGACACCGACCTCGTCGGCGCATACGGAATTTGTATCGATATCTCAAGATCTTGGTGGATCGGCGATGAAAAGCCCCCAGCCGATATGATCTATGCGATGCAGCATGGGGTCGAGCATATCCAGACCAATATGGAGATGCTGAAAGCAGGTGTGTCCATCAATGATCTGTCAGCCAACGGCCATGTATTGGATCCGCAGTTCCAGAAACAGAAATACAGCTGCATGATGCATGGCGTCGGCCTCTGTGATGAATGGCCCCATGTGGATTACCCGGGCACAGGCCACGAGGACGCCTTTGACTATGAACTCGAGGCGGGCATGACGCTCTGTGTTGAGGCTTTGGTCAGCCCCGAGGGCGGCGATTTCTCGATCAAGCTAGAGGATCAGGTGCTGATCACGGAAGACGGCTATGAAAACCTCACCAAATATCCGTTTGATCCGGCGCTGATGGGCCAGACCTAA